In the genome of Bradysia coprophila strain Holo2 unplaced genomic scaffold, BU_Bcop_v1 contig_232, whole genome shotgun sequence, one region contains:
- the LOC119076140 gene encoding ribosomal RNA small subunit methyltransferase NEP1: protein MGKGKKRKLESTQDSKGKDENVFNLPAKHLAKSHISSHEKRLIVVLDGAQLETVKVGNLFELLNCDDHMNILRKNGRDPGTCRPDITHQSLLMLFDSPLNRAGLLQVYIHTAKNVLIEINPQTRIPRTLKRFGGLMVQLLHKMSVRATDSNTKLMKVIKNPITDHLPVGCKKYVMSFTGKLTTCKELVPKEEEPIALVIGAFAHGNVSTDYTEGAFSISNYPLSAALACSKLCNAFEEVWGIV from the exons ATgggaaaaggaaaaaaacgtAAGCTCGAGAGCACCCAGGACAGCAAAGGCAAAGACGAGAATGTATTCAATTTGCCGGCCAAACATTTAGCAAAAAGTCACATCAGTTCGCACGAGAAACGATTGATTGTTGTTCTGGATGGGGCACAACTGGAAACGGTGAAG GTGGGAAATTTATTCGAACTGTTGAACTGTGACGATCACATGAACATTTTGCGGAAAAATGGTCGCGATCCGGGTACCTGTCGTCCGGACATTACACATCAGTCGCTGTTGATGCTATTCGATTCGCCATTGAATCGGGCTGGTTTGCTGCAAGTGTACATTCATACCGCCAAAAATGTACTGATCGAAATCAATCCACAAACTCGAATTCCGAGAACATTAAAACGGTTCGGAGGCTTGATGG TACAACTCCTTCATAAAATGAGCGTCCGTGCCACCGACAGCAACACCAAATTGATGAAAGTCATCAAAAATCCAATAACCGACCATCTGCCCGTCGGTTGCAAGAAGTACGTGATGTCGTTCACCGGTAAACTGACAACATGCAAAGAACTGGTGCCGAAAGAAGAGGAACCAATTGCTCTGGTGATCGGTGCATTTGCTCACGGAAATGTTTCAACGGACTATACGGAAGGCGCGTTTTCTATAAGCAATTATCCATTGTCAGCCGCACTGGCATGCAGTAAACTTTGTAATGCATTCGAGGAGGTGTGGGGAATCgtttaa
- the LOC119076089 gene encoding alpha-1,3/1,6-mannosyltransferase ALG2: protein MRILFVHPDLGIGGAERLVVDAAIALQNKGHSVSFLTNHHNPNHCFDETVNGTLKVETVGDWLPRSVFGKCSAFCAYFRMVYAALYTVFFLSKAQKIDVIFCDQISLGIPIFRLASNQPKILFYCHFPDQLLSAQGSVLKHYYRMPLNFLEEKTTGQADGVLVNSKFTRRVFKETFKSLRMMPEVLYPSLNTVAFDDTTIDRKEILLQFSAENYVFLSVNRYERKKNIGLALKAVKALEKIVSKMEWERTVLVVAGGYDSRVEENVEHFNELVQLAGDLGISHKVTFLQSPSDKYKTWLMRQSEALLYTPQNEHFGIVPLESMYLRKPVIAVNSGGPTETIIHESTGFLCEQNENEFAEAMAKFIRDRTLSDCMGEMGHKRVRSTFSFEAFTEKLDRIVRELVVDSTKKVK, encoded by the exons ATGAGAATCCTATTTGTGCATCCCGATCTTGGCATCGGTGGTGCTGAACGACTAGTCGTAGATGCGGCCATAGCGTTGCAGAATAAAGGTCATTCGGTCAGTTTCCTAACAAATCATCATAATCCGAATCACTGTTTCGATGAGACCGTCAACGGAACGCTAAAAGTGGAAACGGTTGGGGATTGGTTGCCGCGAAGTGTTTTCGGAAAGTGTTCCGCATTCTGTGCCTATTTCCGTATGGTCTATGCGGCACTGTACACAGTGTTTTTCCTGTCCAAAGCACAGAAAATCGACGTCATCTTCTGCGACCAAATATCGCTCGGAATTCCGATATTTCGTCTAGCTTCCAATCAACCGAAAATCTTGTTCTACTGCCACTTTCCCGATCAGTTGCTGTCAGCACAGGGATCGGTGCTCAAACACTACTATCGAATGCCGTTGAATTTCCTGGAGGAAAAAACTACCGGCCAGGCAGACGGTGTACTGGTCAATAGCAAATTCACTCGGCGAGTGTTCAAAGAGACATTCAAATCGCTTCGAATGATGCCGGAAGTGTTGTATCCATCACTGAATACCGTTGCTTTCGATGATACAACGATTGACCGGAAGGAAATTCTGCTACAGTTTTCAGCGGAGAATTACGTGTTTCTGTCGGTGAATCGGTACGAACGCAAGAAGAACATTGGATTGGCACTGAAGGCTGTGAAGGCATTGGAAAAGATTGTCAGTAAAATGGAATGGGAACGAACGGTATTGGTTGTAGCCGGTGGATACGACAGTCGAGTAGAGGAAAATGTTGAGCATTTCAATGAATTGGTGCAATTAGCTGGTGATCTCGGCATTTCTCACAAG GTCACATTTTTGCAATCACCGAGCGACAAATACAAAACATGGCTGATGCGTCAAAGTGAAGCCCTGCTGTACACACCGCAAAACGAACACTTCGGCATTGTGCCACTGGAAAGTATGTACCTGCGCAAGCCGGTCATTGCAGTGAACAGTGGCGGTCCAACGGAGACAATAATCCACGAATCGACCGGATTCTTGTgcgaacaaaatgaaaatgaattcgcCGAAGCGATGGCCAAATTCATTCGCGATCGTACGTTGAGCGATTGCATGGGCGAAATGGGACATAAGCGGGTCCGGTCGACATTTTCGTTCGAAGCGTTCACAGAGAAATTGGATAGGATTGTGAGGGAACTGGTGGTTGACAGTACGAAGAAAGTGAAATGA
- the LOC119076162 gene encoding uncharacterized protein LOC119076162: MVFVYVSILFGFLTVSAHKSDTFPPMEKVRKHYDIDYYVKTCYERTGADWNELHEFEITTDLEHVPNSHSIKLFFRCFGEVSESVDTKSNKLNFSKFLDHWADLTQAEQEIYLKMGKGCIRRAKSITDRLEFSYSITLCAKQNDNEHFHLFY; encoded by the exons atggttttcgTTTACGTTTCTATTTTATTCGGTTTCCTGACGGTTTCTGCACACAAAAGTGATACA TTTCCCCCCATGGAGAAAGTAAGAAAACATTATGACATCGACTACTACGTGAAAACATGCTACGAAAGAACTGGAGCTGATTGGAATGAATTACACGAATTCGAAATTACTACGGATCTGGAACATGTTCCAAATAGTCATTCAATCAAGTTGTTCTTTCGTTGTTTTGGTGAAGTTAGTGAATCGGTAGATACAAAGtcgaataaattgaatttctcgaaatttttgGATCATTGGGCGGATTTGACGCAGGCCGAGCaggaaatttacttgaaaatggGCAAGGGATGTATCAGACGTGCAAAGAGCATAACCGATCGCCTTGAATTTTCGTATTCGATTACGCTTTGTGCTAAACAAAATGACAATGag cATTTTCATCTTTTCTATTGA
- the LOC119076091 gene encoding GATOR complex protein NPRL2, with protein sequence MQITSNNSQFFEGCGQIGPIRCIFLSEFHPSLGPKITCQVPDGYVSKDIFDSVNVYIIPKPQLQRCILTVNTLGYKIVGYPVRIDGQRYARNAYYFNLCFVCDAWARTIQYEPVIKKLAEYLIMMEDETEFLSRDDEKEELKLDRITKLLTNILTDLNERKVTTIIEGETTIYLKILNPKPDPQPVLDHLVPLLCEAYENAPIDVWDLTTQQVLPYINGINHVARIAAESDVEKALVKACIQNLVYHEVVQLLPLLKYSNVYMCTRNLQNLTKDRVLGQSCRKFVAVTSESLPSLYKILQIYSFMTHAVNLRTLCQRTCPRDNNIDERKLVTFGLQNNLIRCVNKYPICTDTPIGRQNMYTGLDNMDEICCMTGMLPSKIDEDIEADPFLTVIWK encoded by the exons ATGCAAATCACATCCAACAATTCCCAGTTCTTTGAAGGATGCGGCCAAATCGGACCGATCCGATGCATATTTTTGAGTGAATTCCATCCGTCCCTGGGCCCGAAAATCACGTGCCAG GTGCCAGACGGCTACGTATCGAAAGATATCTTTGATTCGGTCAATGTCTACATAATACCGAAGCCGCAGCTACAACGGTGTATATTGACTGT AAACACTCTCGGCTACAAAATCGTCGGCTATCCGGTTCGCATTGATGGTCAACGATATGCACGGAATGCTTACTATTTTAACTTGTGTTTCGTCTGTGATGCCTGGGCACGCACCATTCAGTATGAACCAGTGATAAAGAAATTGGCCGAATACCTC ATTATGATGGAAGACGAGACGGAGTTTCTATCGCGAGACGACGAGAAGGAGGAACTGAAATTGGACAGAATTACCAAACTTCTCACCAACATTCTGACAGACTTAAACGAGAGGAAAGTTACGACAATCATCG AGGGCGAGACCACAATCTACCTAAAAATACTGAATCCTAAGCCAGATCCACAACCAGTACTCGATCATTTGGTACCGCTGCTGTGTGAAGCGTATGAAAATGCGCCGATCGATGTGTGGGACTTGACCACGCAACAGGTTCTGCCCTACATAAACGGAATCAATCACGTCGCTCGCATAGCCGCCGAATCGGATGTGGAAAAGGCATTGGTCAAGGCGTGCATACAGAATTTAGTGTATCACGAAGTCGTCCAGTTGCTGCCGCTGCTGAAGTACAGCAATGTGTACATGTGCACGAGGAATTTACAGAATTTGACAAAGGATCGAGTTTTGGGACAATCATGTCG AAAATTCGTTGCAGTCACGTCTGAATCTCTCCCGTCACTCTACAAAATCCTACAAATCTACTCGTTCATGACACACGCGGTGAATCTACGAACACTGTGCCAACGAACGTGTCCACGCGACAATAACATCGACGAACGGAAATTGGTAACGTTCGGACTGCAAAACAATTTGATCCGATGCGTCAACAAATATCCCATTTGTACGGACACACCGATCGGTAGACAGAACATGTACACCGGTCTGGACAATATGGATGAGATTTGTTGCATGACCGGAATGCTACCGTCGAAGATCGACGAAGACATTGAGGCGGATCCCTTTTTGACGGTCATTTGGAAATGA